The proteins below come from a single Fusarium verticillioides 7600 chromosome 3, whole genome shotgun sequence genomic window:
- a CDS encoding cutinase transcription factor 1 beta, whose product MQTEASQGSAAPPSPSATSVKASNEKNSKKRASPSGDSEQPEKITKRRAARACVSCRARKVRCDVVEGAPCGNCRWDNVECVVQESRRRKKNLYTASTAGQSVSTEAQLRCKTTASNGNPTVPSKSATVGMSTADLRRPSSGSAISTSSIDAPSAFLNSSALDSHVPHMIYQRSGYRRDSSSLNKIQSIESNAHRSSWGSIIPDPAFFDNLRNTQLLGSLEEKDTPAPQFPAFLRPLPNKIAPEDVDYLKIKGALSVPTLPLQNALLQAYVEYVHPYMPLMDLNNFLGIINSRDGKNGQTSLFLYQAVMFAASAFVDMKYLREGGYTTRKAARKSFFQKTRLLYDFDYESDRLVLVQALLLMTYWYETPDDQKDTWHWMGVAISLAHTIGLHRNPGSTSMAPAKQKLWKRIWWSCFMRDRLIALGMRRPTRIKDEDFDVPMLEESDFEIEVLPENNTVIPASCALVRNLDMQRELAIMCIAKAQLCVCISRMLKAQYSVLIRDKMKPENTTNSTMMLFPNKQLDNVESVTEVDHELMAWAESLPACCQYRTLTPLDVKDGRSTIAVQRTLLHMVYYTTISALHRPQFLPSSPLQAPTTSRQVQDMSRLRVRDAAMHITRMATELHQYRLERFLPTTGVTVILPAMIIHLLEMKNPTPQARERATRGFRQCMRVMEKLREVYAAADYATGFLDAALRKAAIDINSSVAPSTLAMMKRVPIEFSAQTPPPENAPYMTASESLFNEKPKEPRPVAVPTMMPPNTVNAAALEMPTNSPPQTEMESPAAGLTPSVSAGSEEIQLDVDNMDLDFMQGHDEFDWNAVAGTDFDVDQWLQFPPEGVNNQDDNLIAGVLGVEEPTMSAEQALTWAINAEVDAARQTENREIPAPA is encoded by the exons ATGCAAACAGAAGCTTCACAGGGCTCGGCTGCCCCGCCGTCGCCATCGGCAACCTCAGTAAAGGCTTCCAACGaaaagaacagcaagaagagaGCCTCACCTTCTGGTGACTCGGAGCAACCGGAAAAGATCACAAAGCGACGCGCTGCCCGTGCTTGCGTGTCCTGCCGGGCACGAAAAGTCCGATGCGACGTTGTCGAAGGAGCCCCTTGTGGAAACTGTCGCTGGGACAATGTCGAG TGCGTTGTCCAAGAAAGCCGCAGGCGAAA GAAGAATCTTTATACGGCCAGCACAGCGGGCCAGTCCGTCTCCACAGAAGCTCAGTTGCGTTGCAAAACAACGGCCAGCAACGGGAATCCCACAGTTCCCAGCAAGAGTGCGACTGTGGGCATGAGCACAGCCGACCTTCGACGTCCCAGCAGCGGCTCAGCCATCTCGACCAGCAGCATTGACGCACCCAGTGCTTTTCTGAACAGTTCCGCCCTTGATAGCCATGTGCCTCACATGATAT ATCAGCGATCTGGCTACCGCCGAGATTCCAGCTCACTCAATAAGATTCAGTCAATAGAATCTAACGCACACCGGTCGTCATGGGGTAGCATCATCCCGGACCCTGCGTTCTTCGATAACTTGCGTAACACTCAATTGCTCGGATCTCTCGAAGAGAAGGACACACCTGCACCTCAGTTCCCTGCATTTTTACGACCTTTGCCAAATAAGATCGCGCCCGAAGATGTCGATTATCTCAAGATTAAGGGCGCACTATCGGTGCCCACCCTACCTTTACAAAATGCACTCCTTCAGGCTTATGTCGAATACGTGCACCCATACATGCCGCTTATGGACCTGAACAACTTTCTCGGTATCATTAACAGTCGTGATGGAAAGAATGGTCAGACAAGTCTCTTCCTCTACCAGGCTGTGATGTTCGCGGCGTCAGCCTTTGTAGACATGAAGTACCTCCGTGAGGGTGGTTACACCACTCGAAAAGCAGCTCGCAAGTCCTTCTTTCAAAAGACGAGG TTACTGTACGACTTCGATTACGAGTCAGATCGCCTTGTCCTCGTACAAGCTTTGCTTTTGATGACATATTGGTATGAGACGCCAGATGACCAGAAAGACACATGGCACTGGATGGGTGTGGCCATCTCACTGGCACACACTATCGGACTTCATCGAAACCCCGGATCCACCAGCATGGCCCCAGCAAAACAAAAGCTCTGGAAGCGAATATGGTGGTCTTGCTTCATGCGAGATCGCCTCATCGCCCTCGGCATGAGGCGGCCCACGCGTATCAAGGACGAAGATTTCGATGTGCCTATGCTCGAGGAGAGCGACTTTGAGATCGAGGTCCTCCCCGAGAACAATACTGTCATCCCAGCTAGCTGTGCATTGGTTCGCAATCTCGACATGCAGCGAGAGCTGGCTATCATGTGCATTGCCAAAGCTCAGCTGTGTGTATGCATTAGCCGCATGCTGAAGGCGCAATATTCGGTTCTGATCCgagacaagatgaagcccGAAAATACTACTAACAGCACTATGATGCTTTTCCCTAATAAGCAGTTAGATAACGTTGAGAGCGTTACTGAGGTGGATCACGAACTGATGGCATGGGCTGAATCGCTACCAGCCTGCTGCCAATACCGCACCCTAACGCCCTTGGATGTCAAGGACGGACGATCAACAATTGCTGTTCAGAGGACACTCCTGCACATGGTATACTACACTACCATCTCAGCTCTGCACCGACCCCAGTTCCTGCCATCGTCACCTCTCCAGGCCCCGACAACATCTCGACAAGTACAAGATATGTCTCGACTACGGGTTCGCGATGCTGCGATGCATATTACCCGCATGGCTACGGAGCTTCACCAATACCGGTTGGAGCGATTCCTGCCTACGACTGGTGTCACGGTTATTCTTCCTGCAATGATCATTCACCTCctcgagatgaagaatccCACGCCCCAGGCTCGGGAGCGTGCCACACGAGGATTCCGCCAATGTATGCGGGTTatggagaagcttcgagAGGTTTATGCTGCAGCAGATTACGCAACCGGGTTCCTTGATGCTGCTCTGCGGAAGGCTGCGATTGATATTAACTCCAGCGTTGCACCTTCAACtctggccatgatgaaacgGGTCCCAATCGAGTTCAGCGCTCAAACACCACCTCCTGAGAATGCGCCATACATGACTGCTTCCGAGTCGCTATTTAACGAGAAGCCGAAGGAGCCTCGGCCTGTGGCAGTACCAACTATGATGCCGCCGAATACTGTCAACGCTGCAGCTTTGGAGATGCCCACAAACTCACCACCCCAGACGGAGATGGAGTCTCCTGCCGCTGGCTTGACCCCGAGCGTGAGTGCTGGATCAGAGGAAATTCAACTGGATGTTGACAACATGGATCTTGATTTCATGCAAGGCCACGACGAGTTTGACTGGAATGCTGTGGCCGGAACCGATTTTGACGTTGACCAATGGCTGCAATTCCCCCCAGAGGGAGTGAACAATCAAGACGATAATTTGATCGCCGGAGTATTGGGGGTCGAGGAACCTACTATGTCAGCAGAACAAGCGCTGACCTGGGCTATTAATGCCGAGGTCGATGCCGCCCGGCAAACCGAGAACCGCGAGATTCCTGCCCCGGCATAG